In a genomic window of Littorina saxatilis isolate snail1 linkage group LG6, US_GU_Lsax_2.0, whole genome shotgun sequence:
- the LOC138968227 gene encoding complex III assembly factor LYRM7-like — MATRSRALSAFKEIHRTCQSVFAGDKKALKAGREKINYEFKRFKDEQNPKKIEDHIQWANDSSRLLKLTVVQCKLKDDGSTYEMRITRDNYKEKNTMFDPYADIPVKPKRKKKPQNIDSANFDVGWMTGKRR, encoded by the exons GCTTTGTCTGCCTTCAAAGAAATTCACAGAAcctgtcagtctgtgtttgCTGGTGACAAGAAAGCCCTTAAAG CTGGCAGAGAAAAGATCAACTACGAATTCAAAAGATTTAAAGATGAACAGAACCCTAAGAAAATTGAAGAT CACATCCAGTGGGCAAATGATTCTTCTCGGCTTCTAAAACTGACTGTGGTACAGTGCAAACTTAAAGACGACGGATCAACCTATG AAATGCGCATCACCAGGGACAACTACAAAGAGAAGAACACCATGTTTGATCCCTACGCCGATATTCCCGTCAAACCTAAGCGCAAGAAAAAGCCGCAGAACATCGACTCTGCCAACTTTGATGTTGGCTGGATGACTGGCAAGAGAAGATGA